The proteins below are encoded in one region of Sulfuricella sp.:
- the ftsB gene encoding cell division protein FtsB, whose amino-acid sequence MRWLTLLLVLVVIALQYPLWLGKGGWLRVWEVDQKIAAQKQVNQGLKARNASLDAEVRDLKQGYGAIEERARSELGMIKQDEVFFQVLENERPLPPPSSGAKPAVPQPAGKPAVASAKH is encoded by the coding sequence ATGCGCTGGTTAACACTGCTTCTGGTGCTTGTCGTCATTGCATTGCAGTATCCGCTATGGCTTGGAAAGGGGGGCTGGTTGCGCGTATGGGAAGTGGATCAGAAAATTGCCGCGCAGAAACAGGTCAATCAAGGCCTGAAAGCGCGCAACGCCTCGCTCGATGCCGAGGTACGCGACCTGAAGCAGGGTTATGGCGCAATCGAGGAAAGGGCACGCAGCGAACTGGGGATGATCAAGCAGGATGAGGTATTTTTCCAGGTGCTGGAAAATGAACGCCCGCTACCCCCTCCCTCCAGTGGCGCCAAACCGGCTGTGCCCCAGCCCGCCGGCAAACCAGCAGTTGCTTCCGCTAAACACTGA